One window of Brevibacillus choshinensis genomic DNA carries:
- a CDS encoding DUF6115 domain-containing protein, with amino-acid sequence MDVVYLILIGVGVLSMVIALFIKAKPAGDFDTMLPTHRTTDKAELEKALQHMGRQIKQEKDWMQKQLDQSHEELLIEVKDLRQRLEQLENGRGVQQIQQVRENVQHEAAIEKLDPKEEDVLVLRERYRRVFELQREGLSLDEIAKRLGAGRGEIDLIFALAAKNERGMADA; translated from the coding sequence ATGGACGTAGTGTATCTCATCTTGATCGGTGTGGGAGTACTGAGTATGGTTATTGCTTTGTTCATAAAGGCAAAGCCAGCAGGTGATTTCGACACGATGTTACCGACACATCGCACCACGGACAAGGCAGAGCTAGAGAAGGCTCTGCAGCATATGGGTAGACAAATTAAGCAGGAAAAGGACTGGATGCAGAAACAACTCGACCAGTCTCACGAAGAGCTTCTAATAGAAGTAAAAGATCTAAGACAGCGTTTGGAGCAGCTGGAAAACGGGCGAGGCGTGCAACAAATACAACAAGTCCGTGAGAACGTACAGCACGAGGCAGCGATTGAAAAGCTTGATCCCAAGGAAGAAGACGTGCTGGTACTGCGTGAAAGATATCGCAGAGTCTTTGAATTGCAGCGAGAAGGGCTATCCCTTGATGAAATCGCCAAACGTCTGGGAGCAGGGCGTGGGGAAATCGACCTGATCTTTGCATTGGCTGCGAAGAACGAAAGAGGTATGGCAGATGCGTAA
- the ispG gene encoding flavodoxin-dependent (E)-4-hydroxy-3-methylbut-2-enyl-diphosphate synthase, translating to MYKREETKPVFVGGVQIGGQKSVVIQSMTTADTRDVEKTLAEIGRLHEVGCQIVRLAVINEDAARAIKQIKERSPLPLVADIHFDHKLALIALESGIDKIRINPGNIGSKEKTQRVVEACRERNVPIRIGVNSGSVEKRLLEKYGYPSPEAIVESAMDHVQILEDLNYDNIVISLKSSDVPTMIQTYSLMAQKRNYPLHVGVTEAGTQFSGSIKSAVGIGTVLSMGIGDTIRVSLTADPVEEIKVAKQILRSLDIVNNDPVVIACPSCGRCAIDLIGLATKVEDAISTLKVPLKVAVMGCAVNGPGEAREADVGVAGGNGEGLIFRNGEIVRKVKETELFEELMKEIDEMVGEQKPTHVG from the coding sequence ATGTACAAGCGCGAGGAGACGAAACCGGTATTTGTCGGAGGCGTACAAATTGGGGGCCAAAAAAGCGTAGTCATTCAGTCTATGACAACTGCAGACACGCGTGATGTTGAAAAAACATTGGCCGAGATTGGGCGATTGCACGAAGTAGGATGTCAGATTGTTCGACTGGCTGTCATTAACGAAGATGCTGCACGTGCGATTAAACAGATCAAGGAACGGTCCCCATTACCGCTCGTCGCTGACATTCACTTCGATCACAAGCTCGCTTTGATTGCTCTGGAAAGCGGAATCGATAAAATTCGGATCAATCCGGGTAATATCGGATCCAAGGAGAAAACGCAAAGAGTCGTCGAGGCTTGCAGAGAACGTAATGTACCGATCCGTATTGGAGTAAACTCCGGTTCCGTTGAAAAGCGGTTACTCGAAAAATATGGTTATCCATCTCCAGAAGCTATCGTAGAAAGTGCAATGGACCACGTGCAGATCCTCGAAGACTTGAACTACGACAACATTGTCATCTCTTTGAAGTCTTCAGATGTTCCAACGATGATCCAAACGTACTCGCTTATGGCGCAAAAACGTAACTATCCGCTGCACGTCGGGGTTACGGAAGCGGGGACTCAATTCTCTGGCAGCATCAAGTCTGCTGTAGGGATTGGTACCGTTTTGTCCATGGGGATTGGTGATACCATCCGTGTTTCGCTTACAGCAGATCCGGTTGAAGAGATCAAGGTAGCCAAGCAAATTTTGCGCAGTCTCGATATCGTCAATAACGATCCAGTTGTCATTGCATGCCCTTCCTGCGGACGTTGTGCAATTGATCTGATTGGTTTGGCGACGAAAGTTGAGGACGCTATTTCTACCTTGAAAGTTCCTTTGAAAGTAGCCGTTATGGGTTGTGCGGTAAATGGACCTGGAGAAGCGCGTGAGGCCGATGTAGGCGTTGCGGGTGGTAACGGAGAAGGTTTGATTTTCCGCAATGGCGAAATTGTTCGGAAAGTCAAGGAAACCGAACTGTTTGAAGAATTGATGAAGGAAATTGACGAAATGGTCGGTGAGCAAAAACCTACACATGTAGGGTAA
- the tsf gene encoding translation elongation factor Ts gives MAINAQTVKELRERTGAGMMDCKRALEETNGDMEKAIDLLRERGIAKAAKKSGRIAAEGLTATAVSGNVAAVVEVNCETDFVAKNPEFQTLVKDIAEHVVSQRPATVEEALEQPFKGEGETLAHVINEKISTIGENISFRRFFVSEKSDNGAFGAYLHMGGRIGVLVTLEGTQNDGLARDLGMHAAASNPRFANREEVSADEIEREREVLKNQALAEGKPANIVEKMVEGRLSKFFEEYVLVEQPFVKDPDKKVSALLKEAGATLKEFARFQVGEGIEKKQEDFAAEVMAQVNKQ, from the coding sequence ATGGCAATTAATGCACAGACAGTTAAAGAACTGCGTGAGCGTACAGGTGCAGGTATGATGGATTGCAAACGCGCGCTGGAAGAAACAAACGGCGACATGGAAAAAGCAATTGACTTGCTCCGCGAACGCGGTATTGCGAAAGCGGCGAAAAAATCCGGCCGTATCGCAGCTGAAGGTCTGACAGCGACTGCAGTTTCTGGTAACGTAGCAGCTGTTGTAGAAGTAAACTGCGAAACAGACTTCGTTGCGAAAAACCCTGAGTTCCAAACACTCGTGAAAGACATTGCAGAACACGTTGTTTCCCAACGTCCTGCTACTGTTGAAGAAGCACTGGAGCAACCATTCAAAGGTGAAGGCGAAACCTTGGCTCACGTGATCAACGAGAAAATCTCCACAATCGGTGAAAACATCTCCTTCCGTCGTTTCTTCGTTTCCGAGAAGTCCGACAATGGCGCTTTCGGTGCTTACCTCCATATGGGTGGCCGCATCGGTGTTCTGGTTACACTGGAAGGCACTCAAAACGATGGCCTGGCAAGAGACCTGGGAATGCACGCTGCAGCGTCTAACCCACGCTTTGCAAACCGTGAAGAAGTTTCCGCAGACGAGATCGAACGCGAGCGTGAAGTTCTGAAAAACCAAGCACTGGCTGAAGGCAAACCTGCTAACATCGTTGAGAAAATGGTTGAAGGTCGTCTCTCCAAGTTCTTCGAAGAGTACGTACTGGTTGAACAACCATTTGTTAAAGACCCAGACAAGAAAGTATCTGCTCTGTTGAAAGAAGCGGGCGCTACCTTGAAAGAATTCGCTCGTTTCCAAGTGGGCGAAGGTATCGAGAAAAAGCAAGAAGACTTTGCAGCTGAAGTAATGGCGCAAGTGAATAAACAATAA
- a CDS encoding isoprenyl transferase yields MLEHLARKWTRKEKQTVQEEVDLSGKIPEHVAVIMDGNGRWASMRSLPRVAGHRAGMKTVKNVVKAADEIGVRYITMYAFSTENWKRPRDEVDFLMKLPQEFLSTELDELIERDVRIRMLGSKDELPSHTLKALLEAEEQTRDNRGLQLNFALNYGGRDEIVKAFSIIAEQVKAGKLDPKDLDEEVISRYLYTSEIPDPDLLIRTSGEIRLSNFMLWQLAYTEMWFTDVLWPDFTREHFYQAIVEYQGRARRYGAV; encoded by the coding sequence ATGTTAGAACATCTAGCGCGCAAATGGACCCGAAAAGAAAAACAAACCGTACAGGAAGAAGTGGATCTCTCGGGCAAAATCCCAGAGCACGTGGCAGTCATCATGGACGGGAACGGAAGATGGGCCAGTATGCGCAGTTTACCCCGGGTCGCCGGGCATCGAGCAGGTATGAAAACGGTGAAGAATGTCGTGAAGGCCGCTGATGAAATTGGTGTGCGCTATATTACGATGTACGCTTTTTCCACCGAAAACTGGAAGCGACCACGGGACGAAGTGGATTTTCTCATGAAGCTTCCGCAGGAATTTTTGTCGACAGAATTGGATGAATTAATTGAACGAGATGTACGAATTCGCATGCTGGGTAGCAAGGACGAATTGCCTTCTCACACCTTAAAAGCGCTGCTGGAAGCGGAAGAGCAAACAAGGGACAACCGTGGATTACAACTCAATTTTGCGTTAAACTACGGGGGTCGCGATGAGATTGTCAAAGCGTTTTCAATCATTGCGGAGCAAGTAAAAGCGGGGAAACTCGACCCGAAAGATTTGGATGAAGAAGTCATTTCCCGTTACCTGTATACAAGCGAAATTCCCGACCCAGACCTCTTGATTCGCACTAGTGGAGAGATTCGTTTGAGCAACTTTATGCTTTGGCAATTGGCCTACACGGAAATGTGGTTTACGGATGTGCTTTGGCCTGATTTTACCCGTGAACACTTTTATCAAGCGATTGTGGAGTACCAAGGCCGAGCTCGTCGCTACGGGGCGGTATAG
- the pyrH gene encoding UMP kinase has translation MPLPAYKRVVLKLSGEALAGDLGYGIDPKVIFSVANQIKEIVELGVQVAVVVGGGNIWRGLSGASKGMDRATADYMGMLATIMNSLALQDGLEQVNVPTRVQTSIEMRQVAEPYIRRRAIRHLEKMRVVIFAAGTGNPYFSTDTTAALRAAEIEAEVILMAKNKVDGVYSADPSLDPTAEKYDRLTFLEVLNKGLGVMDSTASSLCMDNSIPLIVFNISEEGNIRRAVMGDKIGTLVKGE, from the coding sequence ATGCCACTTCCTGCCTATAAACGGGTTGTGTTAAAGTTGAGTGGGGAAGCACTGGCGGGAGACTTGGGGTACGGTATTGACCCTAAAGTGATTTTCTCCGTCGCTAACCAGATCAAGGAAATCGTAGAATTGGGAGTACAAGTCGCAGTAGTCGTCGGGGGAGGAAACATCTGGCGCGGACTTTCCGGCGCATCCAAAGGTATGGATCGGGCAACCGCCGATTACATGGGCATGCTGGCCACGATTATGAACTCACTCGCCTTGCAGGATGGGTTGGAACAAGTGAACGTCCCGACTCGTGTACAAACGTCGATTGAGATGAGACAAGTGGCTGAACCATACATACGCCGACGGGCGATTCGTCATTTGGAAAAAATGCGTGTCGTCATATTCGCTGCGGGTACTGGAAACCCTTATTTCTCTACGGATACAACGGCAGCCTTGCGCGCAGCCGAGATCGAAGCTGAAGTGATTCTAATGGCGAAAAACAAAGTGGACGGCGTATATTCCGCAGACCCAAGCCTGGATCCAACTGCAGAAAAATATGATCGTTTGACTTTCCTGGAAGTCCTGAATAAAGGGCTGGGCGTCATGGATTCAACGGCATCGAGCCTGTGCATGGACAACAGTATTCCACTGATCGTCTTTAACATCTCCGAAGAAGGCAATATTCGCCGGGCAGTGATGGGCGATAAGATCGGTACTCTTGTAAAGGGGGAATAA
- a CDS encoding DUF342 domain-containing protein: MEEIGKYRLEVKLSADKLEAGILLRVDEEDLDTLLLREEDIYKELQKQRVTFGILDNVIRDMCALPRKYANAQATIARGIQPIPGKDGSMEYPYLDAVQDGNGPKELEDGRVDFYNVTVIPNVAKGQLLARRIPADHGQPGTAVTGEPIAPKAGKEVIIKPGKNVVHNQERTMIYAAIDGQVSFTDQDKMNVFPVFEVNGDVDFGVGNIDFVGTVVIRGNVLNGFRVKASGDIRVLGSVEGAELHAEGSIEIKSGIVAQDKGSIVAGQNIRTSFIQNANVTAGNQVIVSQSIMFSTVRAGKQIICKGAKGIIIGGVLQAGEKIAARVFGNSSATPTVLEVGVKPELRQELVQIQKELQLVYENLRKTDQGLSVMNQILQTSGELPADKRMLQIKLTNTRLVLEKECKSLETRKKDVETELKGEGPAAIEAYHVMYPGIKMTFGKLVHFIKHEYARTRFVVMEGEISTATLI; encoded by the coding sequence TTGGAAGAGATCGGGAAATATCGATTAGAGGTAAAGCTGTCTGCAGACAAATTGGAAGCGGGGATCCTACTTCGAGTAGATGAGGAGGATCTTGACACCCTTTTACTCAGGGAAGAGGACATTTACAAGGAACTGCAAAAACAAAGAGTCACGTTTGGAATCTTGGACAATGTAATCAGAGACATGTGTGCCTTGCCGAGAAAGTATGCCAATGCACAGGCGACCATTGCCCGAGGTATTCAACCAATCCCAGGGAAGGATGGCTCGATGGAGTATCCGTATCTGGATGCCGTGCAAGATGGCAATGGCCCCAAAGAGCTGGAAGATGGTCGAGTCGATTTTTACAACGTGACGGTGATTCCGAATGTAGCCAAAGGACAGCTGCTGGCTCGCAGGATTCCTGCAGATCATGGTCAACCGGGTACAGCTGTTACCGGAGAGCCCATCGCTCCCAAAGCCGGCAAAGAAGTGATCATTAAGCCTGGAAAAAACGTGGTGCATAATCAGGAGAGAACCATGATTTATGCCGCTATCGATGGACAAGTATCGTTCACGGATCAGGATAAGATGAACGTCTTCCCCGTTTTTGAAGTAAATGGAGACGTAGACTTTGGTGTAGGCAACATCGACTTTGTGGGAACGGTGGTCATTCGCGGGAACGTCTTGAATGGTTTTCGTGTAAAAGCATCAGGAGATATTCGTGTATTGGGGAGCGTAGAGGGCGCTGAGCTCCACGCGGAAGGTTCAATCGAAATCAAAAGCGGAATCGTAGCTCAGGACAAAGGTTCTATCGTGGCAGGACAAAACATCCGGACTTCCTTTATTCAGAATGCGAATGTGACTGCTGGTAATCAAGTAATCGTCTCACAAAGTATTATGTTTTCTACGGTTCGTGCAGGGAAACAAATTATTTGCAAAGGCGCGAAAGGCATTATTATTGGCGGTGTTTTACAAGCAGGGGAGAAGATTGCTGCACGCGTATTTGGAAATTCCAGCGCCACTCCCACTGTTTTAGAAGTCGGAGTTAAACCGGAACTCCGTCAAGAATTGGTCCAAATTCAGAAAGAACTGCAACTAGTGTACGAAAATTTGCGCAAAACGGACCAAGGTCTAAGTGTCATGAATCAGATTCTGCAAACAAGTGGCGAGTTGCCAGCAGATAAACGGATGCTGCAAATCAAGCTAACGAACACCCGATTGGTTTTGGAAAAGGAATGCAAGTCTCTGGAGACACGCAAGAAAGACGTAGAAACCGAACTAAAAGGTGAGGGACCTGCGGCTATCGAAGCGTATCACGTCATGTATCCGGGTATTAAAATGACATTTGGTAAGCTCGTTCACTTCATAAAACACGAGTATGCACGGACGCGATTCGTCGTAATGGAAGGCGAGATCAGTACAGCGACGCTCATATAA
- the rpsB gene encoding 30S ribosomal protein S2 — MAVISMKQLLEAGVHFGHQTRRWNPKMARYIFTERNGIYIIDLQKTVKKVEEAYNFVRELSQNGGKVLFVGTKKQAQESVKEEAERTGHYFINQRWLGGTLTNFTTIKKRTSRLAELKRMEEDGTFEVLPKKEVIVLRKEMDRLEKFLGGIAHMDQLPDALFVIDPRKERIAVAEARKLGIPIVAIVDTNCDPDEIDYVIPGNDDAIRAVKLLTAKMADALQEGNQGGEQATTTA, encoded by the coding sequence ATGGCAGTAATTTCGATGAAACAACTCCTCGAGGCTGGTGTTCACTTTGGTCACCAAACTCGTCGTTGGAACCCGAAAATGGCTCGCTATATCTTCACCGAACGTAACGGAATCTACATTATCGACCTGCAAAAAACCGTAAAAAAAGTTGAGGAAGCGTACAACTTCGTACGTGAACTCTCTCAAAACGGCGGTAAAGTGCTCTTCGTTGGTACGAAGAAACAAGCACAAGAATCCGTTAAGGAAGAAGCAGAACGTACAGGTCACTACTTCATCAACCAACGTTGGTTGGGTGGTACCTTGACTAACTTCACTACCATCAAAAAGCGTACTTCTCGCTTGGCTGAGCTGAAACGCATGGAAGAAGATGGTACGTTTGAAGTATTGCCGAAGAAGGAAGTAATTGTTCTTCGCAAAGAAATGGATCGCCTGGAGAAATTCCTCGGCGGTATCGCTCACATGGATCAACTGCCGGACGCTCTGTTCGTCATCGACCCACGCAAAGAGCGCATCGCTGTTGCAGAAGCTCGCAAACTGGGTATCCCAATCGTTGCAATCGTAGATACTAACTGCGATCCAGACGAGATTGATTATGTAATCCCAGGTAACGACGACGCAATTCGCGCTGTAAAACTGCTGACTGCTAAAATGGCAGATGCCCTGCAAGAAGGCAACCAAGGCGGAGAGCAAGCCACAACAACTGCGTAA
- the rseP gene encoding RIP metalloprotease RseP, whose product MPFPNMDSVESILAIVVVFGVLVFVHELGHFLLAKKAGILCREFALGMGPKIFRVKRGETEYTLRLLPIGGLVRMAGEDPEMDMLKPHMEVSVERDAVGKVTHILLDGPSAGSARAISGTVVDFDLEQALNLTLEIDGEQRTFSLHPQAQLVKDGQEVQIAPLNRQFKGKTVSQRFWAIFAGPAANFILAFLLFVAIGLIYGVPKDIPYLGEVRAGGPAAQAGLHQGDKVIAIQGKPVASWKEIVEIVSQSPGKELTFDYERNGQRHTVPVKVAKDENNVGKIMVSNSLTYAPGEVLKYGASSTYEFTMMILKSLGMLFTGSVGLNDLSGPVGIFKMTGEFAQQGLAILMKWAAVLSINLGLFNLLPLPALDGGRLAFLAVEALRGRPIDPHKEGMVHFLGFAFLMLLILVVTWNDLQRFFFQ is encoded by the coding sequence TTGCCTTTTCCCAATATGGATTCCGTTGAATCAATTCTCGCGATTGTAGTCGTTTTTGGGGTACTCGTATTCGTGCATGAACTGGGACATTTCCTGCTGGCCAAAAAGGCGGGAATACTTTGCCGCGAGTTTGCACTTGGCATGGGGCCCAAAATTTTTCGCGTGAAGCGGGGAGAGACGGAATACACGCTTCGCCTGTTGCCTATCGGAGGATTAGTTCGCATGGCGGGCGAAGACCCTGAAATGGATATGTTAAAACCCCACATGGAAGTCAGTGTGGAGCGAGATGCAGTGGGGAAGGTAACTCATATCCTTCTGGATGGGCCAAGTGCTGGCTCGGCTCGAGCTATTTCGGGAACGGTTGTAGACTTTGATCTGGAACAAGCGCTGAATTTGACGCTTGAAATCGATGGCGAACAACGAACGTTCTCCTTGCATCCTCAGGCTCAATTGGTGAAAGATGGACAAGAGGTTCAGATCGCACCACTCAACAGGCAGTTCAAAGGGAAGACGGTATCGCAACGATTTTGGGCGATTTTTGCCGGTCCTGCAGCCAACTTTATTTTGGCGTTTCTGCTGTTTGTCGCGATTGGGCTGATTTACGGGGTACCCAAAGACATTCCTTACCTCGGCGAAGTGAGAGCAGGAGGACCTGCTGCACAAGCTGGGTTGCATCAAGGGGATAAAGTCATCGCCATTCAAGGCAAGCCTGTAGCTTCATGGAAAGAGATCGTAGAGATTGTGAGCCAATCACCGGGTAAGGAGCTAACCTTCGATTACGAGCGTAACGGACAGCGTCATACCGTCCCGGTCAAGGTAGCAAAAGACGAAAACAACGTCGGGAAAATCATGGTCTCCAACTCGTTGACATACGCGCCAGGTGAAGTCTTGAAGTACGGTGCGTCGTCGACCTATGAATTTACCATGATGATCCTGAAAAGCCTAGGAATGCTCTTCACCGGCTCTGTAGGGCTTAATGATCTAAGTGGACCGGTTGGAATCTTTAAGATGACCGGTGAGTTCGCTCAACAAGGCTTGGCGATTCTGATGAAGTGGGCTGCCGTACTGAGCATCAACTTAGGGTTGTTCAATCTGTTGCCGCTTCCGGCGCTGGATGGTGGGCGTCTAGCATTTCTGGCAGTCGAAGCTTTGCGAGGTCGTCCTATCGATCCGCACAAGGAAGGCATGGTTCACTTCCTCGGATTTGCGTTCTTGATGCTTTTGATTCTTGTAGTAACTTGGAATGACCTGCAACGGTTTTTCTTCCAATAA
- the frr gene encoding ribosome recycling factor, with protein MAQTVIKDMDDRMNKAIANLKRDLSTLRAGRANPAMLDRVMVDYYGSPTPISQLANVSVPEPRMLIIQPWDKTALKEIDRALQQSDLGISPSNDGVVIRMVIPPLTEERRKDLVKLAGKSGEETKVAIRNIRRDANDEIKKLEKAATISEDDSRRHQETVQKTTDKFIAEVDKIVKDKEKDILEV; from the coding sequence ATGGCACAAACCGTGATTAAAGACATGGATGATCGCATGAACAAAGCGATCGCCAATCTGAAAAGAGACCTGTCCACCTTGCGTGCAGGGCGTGCAAACCCTGCTATGCTGGATCGTGTGATGGTTGATTATTATGGCTCACCAACGCCGATTAGCCAATTGGCAAACGTGAGCGTCCCAGAGCCGCGCATGCTGATCATTCAGCCATGGGACAAAACGGCGCTGAAAGAAATTGACCGTGCCCTGCAGCAATCCGACCTCGGTATCTCTCCGAGCAATGATGGTGTTGTCATTCGTATGGTCATTCCACCACTGACGGAAGAACGCCGTAAGGACTTGGTGAAATTGGCAGGAAAAAGCGGGGAAGAAACGAAAGTTGCGATTCGCAATATCCGCCGCGATGCAAATGATGAAATCAAAAAGCTCGAGAAAGCTGCAACGATTTCTGAAGATGATTCTCGCCGTCATCAGGAAACAGTTCAAAAAACGACGGATAAATTTATTGCAGAAGTCGACAAAATCGTTAAGGATAAAGAGAAAGACATCTTGGAAGTGTAA
- a CDS encoding 1-deoxy-D-xylulose-5-phosphate reductoisomerase, with protein MKQIALLGSTGSVGTSTLNVVEQNPEEFSVVAMAAGTNVDLLTEQVKKFRPQLVSVGNEQAATALQNQLGGQVKPQIVYGSEGLELVARHEAANFVMTAIVGSVGVAPTLAAIEAGKTIGLANKETLVSAGPVVMKAAREKGVEIIPVDSEHSAVFQCLQGERSADVARIILTASGGSFRHLQREDLEQVTVAQALAHPNWSMGAKITIDSATMMNKGFEVIEAHWLFDIPYEQIDCVLHYESIIHSMVEYRDRAVMAQLGTPDMRVPIQYALSYPGRMNLATEELDLVKLGTLHFAAMDFERYPLLQLAYECGKAGGTHTAVLNAANEVAVDLFLKGAIRFLEIETIVRKTCEAHQGVNDPTLEEIFAADQWARTQARELYTVGL; from the coding sequence TTGAAACAAATAGCACTCTTGGGTTCCACAGGTTCAGTCGGAACGAGTACCCTGAATGTGGTCGAACAGAATCCAGAGGAGTTTTCGGTTGTCGCGATGGCGGCAGGAACCAATGTGGACTTGCTGACAGAACAAGTCAAGAAGTTCAGGCCACAGCTTGTCTCCGTCGGAAATGAACAGGCTGCCACTGCCCTGCAGAATCAACTCGGGGGACAGGTAAAACCTCAGATCGTATACGGGTCTGAGGGATTGGAACTGGTAGCTCGCCATGAAGCTGCTAACTTCGTCATGACCGCAATTGTAGGCAGTGTGGGCGTCGCTCCCACATTGGCTGCCATTGAAGCGGGAAAAACGATTGGCTTGGCTAACAAAGAAACACTCGTTAGCGCTGGACCAGTTGTGATGAAGGCTGCGAGGGAAAAAGGGGTGGAGATCATCCCCGTCGACAGTGAGCACTCTGCTGTTTTTCAGTGTTTGCAAGGCGAGCGCAGTGCAGATGTAGCCCGTATCATTTTGACCGCCTCTGGAGGGTCTTTTCGTCATTTACAGAGGGAAGACTTAGAACAAGTGACTGTTGCCCAAGCCTTGGCTCATCCGAACTGGAGCATGGGAGCGAAAATCACCATCGATTCGGCTACGATGATGAACAAAGGATTCGAGGTGATCGAAGCCCACTGGCTATTTGATATACCTTATGAACAGATCGACTGTGTGCTGCATTATGAAAGTATCATTCACTCTATGGTAGAATACAGGGACAGGGCGGTCATGGCGCAACTGGGGACACCGGATATGAGAGTTCCGATTCAGTATGCGCTTAGCTATCCGGGGAGGATGAATCTGGCTACGGAAGAACTCGATTTGGTGAAGCTGGGCACTCTTCACTTTGCAGCCATGGATTTTGAACGCTATCCTCTGTTACAATTGGCATATGAGTGCGGAAAAGCTGGCGGTACACACACAGCTGTTCTGAACGCAGCCAATGAAGTGGCCGTCGACCTGTTTTTAAAAGGTGCCATCCGTTTTCTAGAAATTGAAACCATCGTCAGAAAGACATGCGAAGCTCACCAAGGAGTAAACGACCCGACACTTGAGGAGATTTTTGCAGCCGATCAGTGGGCTCGTACTCAAGCTAGGGAATTGTATACGGTAGGGCTTTAG
- a CDS encoding phosphatidate cytidylyltransferase has protein sequence MKQRIVTGLIGGAVFLFLIYAGGAWYSLLVLLLALVGHFEFMRMARLQPFNVAGILGYVLMVSILWPSLTFSTWLPISTPDLMIAILLLLLIYSVLRKNQFHIEHIALTLVGALYIGFGFTYMAATRNLPDGLMLTVLVILAIWSTDSGAYFVGKAIGKNKLWPEISPNKTIEGSLGGLVAAVVVVLAVNAWLGNLSIVHALMIAVVAGIVGQLGDLVESGLKRHFGVKDSGQLIPGHGGVLDRFDSFLLVFPVLHLLGIV, from the coding sequence TTGAAGCAACGAATAGTTACTGGTTTGATTGGTGGAGCAGTCTTTCTGTTTTTGATTTACGCAGGAGGAGCTTGGTATTCACTTTTGGTTCTATTATTGGCTCTTGTTGGCCACTTTGAATTTATGAGGATGGCACGCCTTCAGCCATTCAATGTAGCAGGTATTCTGGGATACGTTTTGATGGTGAGCATCCTTTGGCCATCACTTACTTTTTCCACATGGTTACCCATCAGTACGCCGGATCTGATGATAGCGATACTCTTGCTTTTATTGATTTACTCCGTGCTGCGGAAAAATCAGTTTCATATCGAACACATCGCCCTTACGTTGGTGGGGGCGTTATACATAGGCTTCGGTTTTACTTACATGGCTGCTACCCGCAATCTACCGGACGGATTGATGTTAACGGTGCTGGTCATTCTAGCGATCTGGTCGACCGACTCGGGGGCTTATTTTGTCGGTAAAGCGATTGGCAAGAATAAACTGTGGCCAGAGATTAGCCCAAACAAGACGATCGAGGGGTCGTTGGGAGGTCTCGTTGCTGCAGTCGTTGTGGTACTAGCGGTAAATGCATGGCTAGGAAATTTGAGTATCGTACATGCCCTCATGATTGCTGTTGTCGCAGGAATCGTGGGGCAATTGGGAGATTTGGTTGAATCCGGACTGAAGCGTCATTTTGGGGTAAAAGATTCTGGACAGCTTATACCTGGACACGGGGGAGTGCTCGATCGGTTTGACAGTTTCCTACTTGTCTTTCCGGTTTTGCATCTACTAGGTATCGTCTGA